Part of the Vibrio sp. SCSIO 43137 genome, TCAATTCCCGCTTAACTCCCGTCTGGTGACCAAGAAACAGCAGATCCTGATGGAACAGGTCCCGGTTAGAAACAGTCAGATTGTTGTTCCAGTATATTTCTCCTGATTCACAATCTCCAAGGCCGGCAATAATCCTGAGCAGAGTAGTTTTACCGGTTCCGTTTCGCCCTTCTATCTGGACGATTTCTCCTGTGTTGACTTTAAAAGCGAGGTTTTCAAACAACACTCTGTCATCACGAATTGCAGTAAGATTTGAAACTTCTAACATGAGCTCTAAAAATTAACAAACGAATGGGCATGTTATCACAGTAGCCCGCTTCCAATGTAGGACATAAACAACAGGAAACATAATTAAATTCAATTACCTGATGACCTGTTGTCACAGAATAATAAATTAGTCAGTGAAACAGGAATATCAAGAAAAATTTTTGCACTCTTTTATGACCACAAAAAAAGAGAAGCTATCCGCTTCTCTTCTATTTTCTTGCACTTTGTGGCCGTACAGGTCTGGCTTTAGCGGGCTGTCCGGATATGGGAGGGATTTTCTCCTTCCCTGCAATCTTGTTTTGCAGCGTCATCATCAGTTCAGCTTCCGCTTTAGGAAGTTCACACTCTTCTATAAGCTCTTCTAAACCGGCACCTAACTGAACCATTTTACTTGCCCTGGAGTACATGCGGCTGTCCGCATCGGCATGCTCCAGTTCATTTACCCGCTCAGAAAGGTGCTGAATAACATCCTGTTGCTCAGCCACTTTCTGGCCAAGTCCAACCACAACAGAACGCACTTCCAACAACTGATTATTTGCTTTAGCAACCTCTTTTTCCATACTCCTGACAACCTGACGCTGCTTATCGGCAACCTGTTGTAACTGGCTACGGTTTTTAAAAAGAGAGAAGACCAATACCAGGGCAATCAGAGCGACCCCGCCTAGTATCAGCAACAAGCCGTTGGAACTAAATTGCTCAACCATTACAGGTGTGCCATTTCATTCCATTCTTCGTCAGTGAGAAGTTTGTTAAGGTCAACAAGGATAAGTAGCTTACCATCACGGTTACTAACACCCTGAATAAACTTAGCACTTTCATCTGTACCAACACTTGGTGTGGTATCGATTTCAGAAGAACGCAGATAAACAACTTCTGCTACGCTATCAACCAAAATACCGATCACCTGACGCTCTGACTCAATAACGATAATACGGGTATTATCAGTAATCTCGCCCTGCATCAAACCGAAGCGCGAACGGGTATCAATAACAGTAACAACGTTACCACGAAGGTTGATAATACCCAGCACGTAGTCAGGAGCGCCCGGAACCGGTGCAATTTCTGAATAGCGAAGCACTTCCCGAACCTGCATTACGTTGATGCCGTAAGTCTCTTCTTCCAGTTGGAATGTTACCCACTGAAGTACTTCATCATTTGCCTGATCTTTTTTTACTTCTACTTCATTAACTTGAGACATGTTTTATCCTCTTTGTGTCGCTATCGACAAATCTCTTTCAGCTGTCTAGAGATTTTACATCCATACCAGCATTTAGCATTTTTATCATGGCTTCAACGTGAATCAAAGCGCACATTTTCTCTTTTACCATCCCGGCAAGCCATGGGCGCTTACCAGACATTTCTCTCCAGCGTACCTTTTCGGCACTTAGCTGTTCGGTGCCTTTCAGTTCTGTAGAGGCTAGCCCCCAGTTACTTTCACCCAACATTACCACATACTGATAGGCCTGCTTATACTCTTCATCAGTGAGTCTGTCAGACATAACCCACTTTGCTGTATCCACCACATCGAGTTGATCGTCCTTGTTGGTCTGCAAACCAAGATACCAGCCCGGACGGCCAATCAGGTGACTCATCTCACCCCTACGGTGAATACCGCCTAGCTCGTCCAGAGGAACGGCAAAAGTGACACCATTGACGTCAAAATAGAGCACCTGAAAATCTTCACTACGCGCTACACTGGTCCACTCGTCAAACTCACCTTTACCTGCCTGAGTTTCTAATTCAGTTTGCTGTTCAAGTTCAACATGCTGTTGTTCAATCACTTCCGGCTCGGAAACAACCTCTTCCACAACAGGAACAACTT contains:
- a CDS encoding chemotaxis protein CheW — its product is MNSKEHVLSGEQALDEYFTSLLDEELEFTEPEPVLTAVAAEPAEPIVAEAENELKPKLQPDYHSSYTELEYNEFEVPDLEDVQKLLDKLEATDLAAEPEIETIIEKNNGDIAKAETLVEEIQEWDVETVVAEEATPVVDEVVPVVEEVVSEPEVIEQQHVELEQQTELETQAGKGEFDEWTSVARSEDFQVLYFDVNGVTFAVPLDELGGIHRRGEMSHLIGRPGWYLGLQTNKDDQLDVVDTAKWVMSDRLTDEEYKQAYQYVVMLGESNWGLASTELKGTEQLSAEKVRWREMSGKRPWLAGMVKEKMCALIHVEAMIKMLNAGMDVKSLDS
- a CDS encoding DUF2802 domain-containing protein — protein: MVEQFSSNGLLLILGGVALIALVLVFSLFKNRSQLQQVADKQRQVVRSMEKEVAKANNQLLEVRSVVVGLGQKVAEQQDVIQHLSERVNELEHADADSRMYSRASKMVQLGAGLEELIEECELPKAEAELMMTLQNKIAGKEKIPPISGQPAKARPVRPQSARK
- a CDS encoding chemotaxis protein CheW; the protein is MSQVNEVEVKKDQANDEVLQWVTFQLEEETYGINVMQVREVLRYSEIAPVPGAPDYVLGIINLRGNVVTVIDTRSRFGLMQGEITDNTRIIVIESERQVIGILVDSVAEVVYLRSSEIDTTPSVGTDESAKFIQGVSNRDGKLLILVDLNKLLTDEEWNEMAHL